Proteins encoded in a region of the Sebastes fasciatus isolate fSebFas1 chromosome 9, fSebFas1.pri, whole genome shotgun sequence genome:
- the LOC141773577 gene encoding CMRF35-like molecule 5, whose amino-acid sequence MTVHLSFLLIITGLTGIHSITTVSEVSVKAGDSISIPCLYDSQHMNHVKYLCKGNHWFSCSYAVKTNQPSSSGKFSISDDKSRGIFTVTIKDLTDEDADYYWCVVEIDGGPDVGEKFHLSVTRGTPSLYVDHQEITGFKGHTITINCHYRNSGEIKWCRLGSSCVTMSSGPIDGTRVTTNASVPNVFTVTMSGLRTESSGWYWCAIGSLQMLVHVTVTEQPTTSKLL is encoded by the exons ATGACTGTTCATCTCAGCTTTCTTCTCATCATCACTGGACTCACAG GAATTCACAGCATAACAACAGTCAGTGAAGTGTCAGTGAAGGCTGGAGATTCAATCTCCATCCCATGTCTCTATGACTCACAGCACATGAACCATGTAAAATACTTGTGTAAAGGAAATCATTGGTTCTCCTGCTCTtatgcagttaaaacaaaccaaccaagtAGTTCAGGAAAGTTTTCAATCTCTGATGACAAAAGCAGAGGAATCTTCACTGTGACTATAAAAGATCTGACTGATGAGGACGCTGATTATTACTGGTGTGTTGTGGAGATTGATGGCGGGCCAGATGTCGGAGAGAAGTTTCACCTTTCGGTCACCAGAG GTACGCCCAGTCTCTATGTGGATCATCAGGAGATTACAGGATTTAAAGGACATACTATAACCATAAACTGTCACTATCGTAACTCTGGAGAAATTAAGTGgtgcaggctgggcagctccTGTGTGACGATGTCGTCTGGACCAATAGATGGAACAAGAGTGACCACCAATGCAAGTGTCCCCAATGTTTTCACTGTGACTATGAGtggactgaggacagagagcagCGGGTGGTATTGGTGTGCTATAGGAAGCTTACAGATGCTAGTACATGTAACTGTTACTGAGCAACCTACCACTAGTAAGTTATTATAA